Proteins encoded within one genomic window of Candidatus Giovannonibacteria bacterium:
- a CDS encoding GIY-YIG nuclease family protein, protein MYFVYIIRSQKDNKFYTGITNNLERRLAQHNKGKKSTPSTLHRGPFKIFYYEAFKTRTEARAKEKFLKSGAGREFRNSLLSKNIPR, encoded by the coding sequence ATGTATTTTGTTTACATCATACGCAGCCAAAAAGATAATAAATTTTATACTGGAATAACAAATAATCTAGAAAGGCGCCTTGCTCAACATAATAAAGGCAAGAAATCAACACCTTCCACATTACACCGAGGCCCATTTAAAATTTTTTACTACGAAGCATTTAAAACTCGAACGGAAGCTCGCGCTAAAGAAAAATTTTTAAAAAGTGGCGCTGGACGCGAGTTCAGAAATAGTTTATTATCTAAAAATATTCCCCGGTAG
- a CDS encoding helix-turn-helix domain-containing protein, translated as MDKELLSTTEVAKILNISRQAVLKKIRSGEIKAKKIGENYAIDREDLPVEIGGELTEEKKKIIEKAVRKTVREYGETLKLLGKE; from the coding sequence ATGGATAAAGAACTACTTTCCACCACAGAGGTTGCGAAAATATTAAACATAAGCAGGCAGGCCGTATTAAAGAAAATCAGATCCGGAGAAATAAAGGCAAAAAAAATCGGCGAAAACTACGCCATTGATCGGGAAGATTTACCCGTTGAGATTGGGGGCGAGCTTACAGAAGAGAAGAAAAAGATAATTGAAAAAGCAGTCAGAAAAACCGTCCGAGAATACGGCGAAACTTTAAAATTGCTTGGTAAAGAATGA
- the lexA gene encoding repressor LexA, translated as MKNITTTRQKELLSIIYKYIRAVGYPPTLGEMRESLGVSSNQSVIDLVRKLEEKAAIKKSGSAARGITILPMGYEILDKPSLAPFLGITSAGAPVEAVEISGEWKEISGDVARLQSDVFMLRISGDSMINAGIDDGDVVLVQTKKEFISKEVVLAEVGGDSTIKRFISEDKPPYVYLKPENPKYENIIFTEDVRLKGKVISVLKNDYWKPVK; from the coding sequence GTGAAAAATATCACAACCACAAGACAAAAAGAACTTTTAAGCATAATTTACAAGTATATTAGAGCCGTTGGCTACCCCCCCACCTTGGGGGAGATGCGAGAAAGTTTGGGAGTTTCTTCTAATCAATCCGTGATTGATCTCGTGCGGAAACTTGAAGAGAAAGCCGCAATAAAAAAAAGCGGCTCTGCCGCGCGCGGCATAACCATTTTACCCATGGGATATGAGATATTAGACAAACCATCATTAGCGCCTTTTCTCGGCATTACATCAGCAGGAGCGCCCGTTGAAGCCGTGGAGATTAGCGGCGAATGGAAAGAAATATCCGGAGATGTTGCTAGGCTGCAATCCGATGTTTTTATGCTCCGTATTTCCGGCGATTCAATGATAAATGCAGGAATAGATGATGGGGATGTTGTTTTGGTGCAGACCAAAAAAGAATTTATTTCCAAGGAAGTGGTGCTTGCGGAAGTGGGCGGCGATTCTACCATCAAACGCTTCATTTCAGAAGATAAACCGCCATACGTATATTTAAAACCAGAGAATCCAAAGTATGAAAATATTATTTTTACGGAAGATGTTCGGCTGAAAGGAAAAGTCATATCGGTTCTAAAAAATGATTATTGGAAACCGGTTAAATAA
- a CDS encoding SLATT domain-containing protein yields the protein MDIKNLSIIRQSFANTVFTHKVQEVAAEDQGRNVFKVKIANIILVGIVIVLLVVQASNPENLLFSYLAAGVTIAEIIFLIIQLSFSFEQRVVMHKNSALKYMGLRDSYRSLIVDIMNESITTEILVTRRDLLQREYQIISDLAPQTGNKEYKEAQKRLNKRGEIEGEEFTWSDGEIDSFLPENLRLSNSR from the coding sequence ATGGATATAAAAAATTTATCAATCATTAGGCAATCTTTTGCAAACACTGTCTTTACTCATAAGGTGCAAGAAGTCGCGGCTGAAGATCAGGGAAGAAATGTTTTTAAGGTAAAAATAGCCAACATTATTTTAGTTGGAATTGTTATTGTTTTGTTGGTTGTTCAGGCTTCAAACCCAGAAAATCTCTTGTTCTCATATCTGGCCGCTGGAGTAACAATCGCAGAAATCATTTTCTTAATCATACAGCTTTCTTTCAGTTTTGAACAAAGGGTTGTGATGCATAAAAACTCTGCTCTTAAATACATGGGTCTAAGGGACAGCTACCGCTCTTTGATTGTAGATATTATGAACGAAAGCATAACAACTGAAATACTAGTGACTAGGAGGGATTTACTTCAACGAGAGTATCAAATCATTAGTGACCTTGCGCCACAAACCGGAAATAAAGAATACAAGGAAGCTCAAAAGAGATTAAATAAGAGAGGTGAAATTGAAGGAGAAGAATTTACGTGGTCAGATGGGGAAATTGACAGCTTTTTGCCGGAAAACCTCCGATTAAGTAACTCAAGATAA
- a CDS encoding HTH domain-containing protein: MTSILILVIILLAFAIWVLVIFARKEAGKHGTNAKEEFVGICKSAVETASQKEARKQKALAMFQEKQELSNSEIREHLGVSSRTAVRYLDELEREGKIEQVGKIGHAVTYRLK, from the coding sequence ATGACCTCAATTTTAATTTTAGTAATCATTCTTCTAGCTTTCGCAATTTGGGTGCTGGTTATTTTCGCGCGCAAAGAAGCGGGGAAACATGGCACGAACGCAAAAGAAGAATTTGTCGGCATTTGTAAATCGGCAGTTGAGACGGCTTCGCAGAAGGAGGCCCGCAAGCAAAAGGCGCTGGCTATGTTTCAGGAAAAGCAAGAGCTTTCTAACTCCGAAATCCGCGAGCATCTCGGTGTATCCAGCCGCACGGCCGTGCGCTATTTGGATGAACTAGAGCGGGAAGGCAAAATAGAGCAAGTCGGCAAAATCGGCCACGCCGTCACCTACCGCCTAAAATAA
- a CDS encoding tryptophan-rich sensory protein yields the protein MKVNNFFKLVIAIGVSELAGVVGSFFTISAIPNWYSTLVKPALNPPAWVFGPVWTTLYALMGISLFLVWKQHSNILENVRMLRMWKAGIAAFFVQLSLNAVWSIIFFGLRNPGWALVDIVFLWLAIVWTMVVFYKISRPAAYLLVPYILWVSFAMYLNYSIYVLN from the coding sequence ATGAAGGTAAATAATTTCTTCAAATTGGTTATTGCGATTGGTGTTTCGGAGTTGGCGGGCGTTGTCGGTTCATTTTTTACAATTTCGGCAATTCCGAATTGGTACTCAACGCTGGTGAAGCCGGCGCTGAATCCTCCGGCGTGGGTATTCGGGCCTGTGTGGACAACGCTTTATGCGCTGATGGGCATTTCGCTTTTTCTTGTCTGGAAACAACATTCCAATATTCTTGAGAATGTGAGAATGTTGCGGATGTGGAAAGCTGGTATCGCAGCGTTTTTTGTTCAGCTTTCCTTGAATGCTGTTTGGTCAATTATTTTCTTTGGCCTGCGAAATCCCGGCTGGGCATTGGTTGATATCGTTTTTCTCTGGCTTGCAATCGTCTGGACAATGGTTGTGTTCTACAAAATTTCTCGCCCGGCGGCATATCTCCTCGTGCCGTATATTCTTTGGGTGAGTTTCGCGATGTACTTAAATTACTCCATTTATGTCCTCAATTAA
- a CDS encoding peptidylprolyl isomerase: MEISKIQNHIVTIETNLGTIKFETYDADAPKTVANFIALAQKGFYDGLTFHRIVNGFVIQGGDPLGNGTGGPGYQFKDELNPATESYKNGYKKGVVAMANAGPNTNGSQFFIMLADNPLPHNYTIFGKVVSGQSVVDAIGRVPVDSGGRPISPVVIKSAAAVNR; encoded by the coding sequence ATGGAAATATCTAAAATTCAAAATCACATAGTTACAATTGAGACAAACTTGGGGACGATAAAATTTGAAACATACGACGCCGACGCGCCGAAGACAGTGGCGAATTTTATCGCGCTTGCCCAAAAAGGTTTTTATGACGGGCTTACTTTCCACAGAATCGTTAATGGATTCGTGATACAAGGCGGCGACCCATTGGGAAATGGCACCGGAGGTCCGGGATATCAATTTAAAGACGAACTGAACCCGGCAACAGAATCATACAAAAACGGCTACAAAAAAGGAGTTGTAGCAATGGCCAACGCCGGCCCGAACACCAACGGCAGCCAATTTTTCATAATGCTCGCGGATAATCCGCTGCCGCATAACTACACGATTTTCGGAAAAGTTGTTTCAGGGCAGAGCGTGGTGGACGCAATCGGCAGAGTCCCGGTTGATTCTGGCGGCCGTCCGATTTCTCCGGTTGTAATCAAATCAGCAGCGGCTGTGAATAGGTAG
- a CDS encoding restriction endonuclease subunit S: protein MITYSIIQKSQLEGAYRLDAEYYQPEYLDLLTQIKDFEIKNLKEISDILRGNTPKEYGDYDTPVIRSGDLSHEFINDEENLLKAKKENVFFVQKNDILISSIGFGSIGKVNIFTGQNNNFGTVAEVSVIRNPKLNPFYLWAFLKSKFGQFQINREITGATGQLHLNTGNIENILIPIINTQEFEYLYKEIEKYYQNSKSFYSQAENLLLEELGLKDFKNEEDLFSIVNLSEVKNANRIDAEYFQPKYNRLFLQLKKYDAQRLGELVTLKKGFEPGSEAYQEEGKLFIRVSSLSKNGITDKDQKYLSDDLYKKLKKDYEPKVGEILLTKDATPGIAYALKEPIEGIIAGGILRLKLKEDIEPGYLTLCINSLVGQMQAERDAGGSIIAHWKPEQIKNLLIPILSKPIQQKIAELVQKSHEARSKAKQLLEQAKSKVEGLIESK from the coding sequence ATGATCACCTACTCAATAATCCAAAAATCACAGCTTGAAGGCGCGTATCGGCTGGATGCAGAATATTATCAGCCGGAGTATTTGGACTTACTTACTCAAATTAAAGATTTTGAAATAAAAAATTTAAAAGAGATAAGCGATATTTTACGCGGCAATACTCCAAAAGAATACGGCGATTACGATACTCCTGTTATTAGGTCGGGCGATTTATCCCACGAGTTTATAAATGATGAAGAAAATTTGTTAAAAGCAAAAAAGGAGAACGTATTTTTTGTACAAAAGAATGATATTTTAATATCGTCTATTGGTTTTGGTTCAATCGGTAAGGTAAATATATTTACAGGACAAAATAATAATTTTGGAACCGTTGCCGAAGTATCGGTTATAAGAAATCCTAAATTAAATCCATTTTATTTGTGGGCTTTTTTAAAAAGCAAATTTGGGCAATTTCAAATAAATCGTGAAATCACTGGCGCAACTGGACAATTACATTTAAATACGGGGAATATTGAAAATATTTTGATCCCTATCATTAATACTCAAGAATTTGAATATTTATATAAAGAAATAGAAAAATATTATCAAAATTCAAAATCTTTTTACTCCCAAGCAGAAAATTTGCTTTTGGAGGAATTAGGACTAAAAGATTTTAAAAATGAGGAGGATTTGTTTTCCATCGTGAATTTGTCGGAAGTTAAAAATGCGAATCGCATAGACGCGGAATATTTTCAGCCGAAATATAATAGGCTTTTTTTGCAACTTAAAAAGTATGACGCGCAGAGGCTTGGTGAATTGGTAACGCTGAAAAAGGGTTTTGAGCCCGGAAGTGAAGCATACCAAGAAGAAGGCAAATTATTTATTCGTGTGAGCAGTCTTTCAAAAAATGGCATAACGGATAAAGACCAAAAATATTTAAGCGACGATTTGTATAAAAAGCTTAAAAAAGATTACGAACCAAAAGTCGGAGAAATTTTGCTTACCAAAGACGCAACGCCCGGAATCGCCTACGCATTAAAAGAACCGATTGAGGGGATTATCGCCGGAGGTATTTTGCGGTTGAAACTAAAAGAAGATATTGAGCCGGGGTATCTAACTCTTTGCATAAATTCGCTTGTTGGCCAAATGCAAGCAGAACGCGACGCTGGCGGTTCAATTATTGCTCATTGGAAACCAGAGCAAATTAAAAATTTACTAATCCCAATTTTATCAAAACCCATCCAGCAAAAAATCGCGGAACTTGTCCAAAAATCCCACGAAGCTCGCTCAAAAGCAAAACAACTTTTGGAACAGGCTAAAAGCAAGGTCGAAGGTTTAATAGAAAGTAAATAA
- a CDS encoding winged helix-turn-helix transcriptional regulator — protein MCYVINMVKTSRQLERYFKGAANHRRIDILFTVEKNDGITVEEIADALEANFKTISQHTKSLVQAGLLNKKYRGRQVAHSLSPYGKFFLKFMKSF, from the coding sequence ATGTGTTATGTTATAAATATGGTAAAAACTTCAAGACAGCTGGAAAGATATTTTAAGGGCGCGGCCAACCATCGGCGAATTGACATCTTGTTTACGGTTGAAAAAAATGACGGGATTACGGTTGAGGAGATTGCGGATGCTCTAGAGGCAAATTTCAAAACTATTTCCCAGCACACCAAATCGCTTGTCCAAGCCGGACTTTTGAATAAAAAATATCGCGGCCGCCAGGTAGCGCACTCACTTTCTCCCTATGGTAAATTTTTCCTTAAGTTCATGAAATCATTCTAA
- a CDS encoding DUF378 domain-containing protein yields the protein MKGLHIVAFTLLLVGGLNWLLVGLFGWDIGAIFGGQSALVSRAIYVLVGLAAISEIVSHKSNCRACGGPSPMA from the coding sequence ATGAAAGGTCTGCATATAGTCGCTTTTACGCTCCTTTTGGTCGGCGGGCTCAACTGGCTTTTGGTCGGGCTTTTCGGCTGGGATATAGGGGCGATATTCGGCGGCCAGAGCGCCTTGGTTTCCCGCGCCATTTACGTGCTGGTTGGGCTTGCGGCGATTTCCGAAATCGTCTCGCATAAATCCAACTGCAGGGCGTGCGGCGGGCCGAGCCCGATGGCCTAG
- a CDS encoding HNH endonuclease yields the protein MARKRKADPEKIKKILENRGYKDGKPPRGYEAHHIKPLAEGGKDTPKNIRVIRATKHRQIHKNRRERGEE from the coding sequence ATGGCAAGAAAGCGAAAAGCAGATCCAGAAAAAATTAAGAAAATTCTGGAAAATCGTGGCTACAAAGATGGCAAGCCGCCCAGAGGATACGAGGCACATCACATCAAACCGCTCGCAGAAGGTGGTAAAGATACACCCAAGAATATCCGAGTTATAAGAGCGACCAAACACCGCCAAATCCACAAAAATCGGAGAGAAAGAGGTGAGGAATAA
- a CDS encoding Fic family protein, with amino-acid sequence MNTFVLESCLATPFHSFGGKSAYKGLIGKASMLFYLLVKNHPFQNGNKRNRKIYQDIYGQIIRYRPGRLIYEN; translated from the coding sequence TTGAATACGTTTGTTCTTGAAAGTTGCCTCGCTACTCCATTCCATTCATTTGGCGGAAAGAGCGCGTACAAAGGATTGATTGGAAAGGCATCAATGCTTTTTTATTTATTAGTTAAAAATCATCCGTTCCAAAACGGCAATAAAAGAAATCGAAAAATTTATCAAGACATATATGGTCAAATTATCAGATATCGGCCCGGAAGATTAATTTATGAAAATTAA
- a CDS encoding N-6 DNA methylase, whose translation MPTKKPNKAKEIISKIFRDAELAFGLKEFEKISIFEILYISEDEKGKFYLQDKKSGQPRLVWNEANQKGKPEEIVRQLWVHKLISEYGYPAGQIEIERSVQFGREIHAKAADIVIYKKDKITPYIIFEIKAPTEKKGIEQLKTYLNAEGAEIGVWSNGNERVMLYRPYPREFDDSLSDIPRFNQTIDDLFEMKRKWSALTPQFDFTHIIKRMEELALAGSGANVFEEIFKVIYAKLYDEKMARDQRENEEVLFKKYRDPDKTFQVINDELFRKAIKEWPDTFEPTDKIRLSPDRLNVCVGFLEGVRLFETGQGEYELIDASFEYLITEVSRGNKGQYFTPRHVVRMCVQMLNPKQEEYVIDPACGSGGFLLHSMYHVWENMKTEAARKSYAAKYVFGLDFDDNMRRISQALMLIAGDGKHHIFKRDSLDARDWQRPESEDARVNLKPLLFHFDNPADERENQKTYRYFNFDLLFTNPPFAGENPEQGLLRQYTLAKKEGGRLKNNVERHILFIERTLDMLRPGGRMAIVLPQGVLNNTNMEYVREYLFNKARILAVVGLHGNTFKPHTGTKTSVLFLQKWPEKDLSAEASAKADYPIFMAVSKKGGKDNSGDYIYKKDAAGNYVHDAKGRKVLDHDLDEIAEGFLKFAKEQKFGFCE comes from the coding sequence ATGCCGACAAAAAAACCAAACAAAGCTAAAGAAATTATCTCTAAAATTTTTAGAGACGCTGAATTGGCGTTTGGCTTGAAAGAATTTGAAAAGATATCTATATTTGAAATTTTATATATTTCTGAAGATGAGAAAGGCAAATTTTATCTGCAAGATAAAAAATCCGGCCAGCCGCGCCTCGTATGGAACGAAGCAAATCAGAAAGGCAAACCGGAAGAAATTGTCCGTCAGTTGTGGGTTCACAAATTGATATCAGAGTATGGCTATCCTGCGGGCCAGATTGAAATTGAGCGCAGCGTCCAATTCGGCAGAGAAATACACGCGAAAGCGGCAGACATCGTCATATACAAAAAAGATAAAATCACGCCATATATAATTTTTGAAATTAAAGCCCCGACGGAAAAGAAAGGCATTGAACAATTAAAAACATATTTGAATGCCGAGGGCGCGGAAATCGGCGTTTGGTCCAACGGCAACGAGCGCGTGATGTTATATCGCCCATATCCTCGCGAGTTTGACGATTCTCTTTCGGATATCCCGCGTTTTAATCAAACCATTGACGATTTATTTGAAATGAAACGAAAGTGGTCGGCGCTCACTCCGCAGTTTGATTTCACTCATATCATCAAGCGCATGGAAGAGCTGGCGCTCGCCGGCTCTGGCGCCAATGTTTTTGAAGAAATTTTCAAAGTTATCTATGCCAAACTTTACGATGAAAAGATGGCCCGCGATCAAAGAGAAAATGAAGAAGTGCTGTTTAAAAAATACCGCGACCCTGATAAAACATTCCAGGTCATAAATGATGAACTTTTCAGAAAAGCAATTAAAGAATGGCCGGACACCTTTGAACCAACCGACAAAATCCGCTTATCGCCGGATCGGCTTAATGTCTGCGTGGGATTTTTGGAAGGAGTGCGGCTATTTGAAACCGGACAAGGGGAGTATGAGCTTATAGACGCATCCTTTGAATATCTGATTACCGAAGTGTCGCGAGGCAATAAGGGGCAATACTTTACTCCGCGCCATGTGGTTCGAATGTGCGTTCAAATGCTTAATCCAAAACAGGAGGAATATGTTATAGACCCGGCCTGCGGCTCCGGCGGATTTTTGCTTCACTCCATGTATCATGTTTGGGAAAATATGAAAACCGAAGCGGCTCGCAAAAGCTACGCCGCCAAATATGTTTTCGGCTTAGATTTTGACGACAATATGCGCCGGATATCGCAGGCGCTTATGCTTATTGCCGGAGACGGCAAGCACCATATATTCAAACGTGATTCGCTGGACGCGCGCGATTGGCAGAGACCCGAGAGCGAGGACGCGCGAGTTAATTTAAAGCCTTTGCTTTTCCACTTTGATAATCCGGCAGACGAGCGGGAAAATCAAAAAACATACCGCTATTTTAATTTTGATTTGCTTTTCACTAATCCGCCGTTTGCCGGAGAAAATCCGGAGCAGGGACTGCTCCGTCAATACACTCTCGCCAAAAAAGAAGGCGGGAGATTAAAAAATAATGTTGAGCGGCACATTCTTTTTATTGAGCGGACGCTGGATATGCTCCGCCCGGGCGGGCGGATGGCGATTGTTTTACCACAAGGCGTTTTAAACAATACGAATATGGAATATGTCCGCGAATATCTTTTTAATAAAGCGCGGATTTTGGCTGTAGTCGGGCTTCACGGAAACACTTTTAAGCCGCACACAGGCACAAAAACAAGCGTTTTATTTTTACAGAAATGGCCTGAAAAAGACTTGTCCGCCGAAGCCTCGGCGAAGGCGGATTACCCGATTTTTATGGCCGTTTCTAAAAAAGGAGGCAAAGACAATTCCGGCGACTACATTTATAAAAAAGACGCCGCCGGAAACTATGTCCACGACGCTAAAGGCCGTAAAGTTCTAGATCACGATTTGGATGAAATCGCGGAGGGATTTTTGAAATTCGCGAAAGAACAGAAATTTGGTTTTTGTGAATAA